Proteins encoded in a region of the Zunongwangia endophytica genome:
- a CDS encoding Crp/Fnr family transcriptional regulator, giving the protein MTQRFIKAVQEYNILSQEAIAAFLGIVTPQIIQKGAIFLRQGQTPKSYAYIDRGLFSYFHTFENGDIVIKKFFSENSFIASTSALLQEKPSLFTIKALEETHVLVYQNSDFRVLLQKFPEIAFFYINYLEKNWVVAKEPLEINLKYESATIRYVQFQQEYKNIENRLKKHQIASYLGITPTQLSRIRKSLKN; this is encoded by the coding sequence ATGACACAGCGGTTTATAAAAGCAGTACAAGAATATAATATCTTATCTCAAGAAGCCATTGCAGCCTTTTTGGGAATTGTGACACCTCAAATTATACAAAAAGGAGCTATTTTTTTGCGACAGGGACAAACACCAAAATCTTATGCCTATATCGATCGTGGTTTGTTTTCTTATTTCCACACTTTTGAAAATGGCGATATTGTAATTAAAAAATTTTTCTCTGAAAACTCTTTTATTGCTTCTACCTCGGCACTTCTTCAGGAAAAACCAAGTCTTTTTACAATTAAAGCTTTAGAAGAAACCCATGTTTTAGTGTATCAAAATAGCGATTTTAGAGTATTACTACAGAAGTTTCCAGAAATCGCCTTTTTTTATATTAATTATTTAGAGAAAAATTGGGTAGTAGCTAAAGAACCTCTAGAGATTAATTTAAAATATGAAAGTGCTACAATAAGATACGTGCAATTTCAGCAGGAATATAAAAATATCGAAAATCGACTAAAAAAACATCAAATTGCTTCTTATCTGGGGATTACCCCTACACAATTAAGCCGAATTAGAAAGTCTCTTAAAAATTAA
- a CDS encoding alpha/beta hydrolase: MKNWLLGFSALIIFSTKTIAQQIDTLEVFSKSMQKQVKTIVITPSEEENLPTVYVLHGYSGYPERTLKKDIPSLIELSLRYNMNFILPDGNYDSWYIDSPIKNSKYETFITTELVEFIDNRYHTQHSKKAIMGWSMGGHGALYLGARHPEIFLAIGSISGAINMIPYGQNYGVPKILGANKNNWKTYTASSQLENFKSSSQKIIISCGYDDVLIEQNRKLHKKLIELNIPHFYIESPGKHDAAYWSEAAKNQLFLIDNIFKSNE, encoded by the coding sequence ATGAAAAATTGGCTATTGGGTTTTTCTGCTCTTATAATATTTAGCACTAAGACAATTGCACAGCAAATAGATACTTTAGAAGTGTTTAGTAAATCGATGCAAAAACAAGTGAAAACCATTGTTATAACTCCTTCAGAAGAGGAAAATCTCCCCACTGTTTATGTGCTTCACGGGTATAGTGGTTATCCTGAACGAACCCTTAAAAAAGATATTCCCTCTTTAATAGAACTTAGCTTAAGGTACAATATGAATTTTATTTTACCCGATGGCAATTATGATAGTTGGTATATCGATAGTCCAATCAAAAATTCAAAATACGAAACATTTATAACTACCGAGTTGGTTGAATTTATAGATAATAGATACCATACACAACACTCTAAAAAAGCAATTATGGGGTGGAGTATGGGTGGTCATGGTGCGCTATATCTAGGCGCTCGCCATCCTGAAATATTTTTGGCCATTGGAAGCATAAGCGGGGCAATTAATATGATTCCTTATGGGCAGAATTATGGTGTTCCAAAAATATTAGGAGCTAATAAAAATAATTGGAAGACTTATACTGCTAGTTCACAATTAGAAAACTTTAAAAGTTCCTCCCAAAAAATAATTATAAGCTGTGGATACGATGATGTTCTAATCGAACAAAATAGAAAACTCCATAAGAAACTAATAGAATTAAACATTCCTCACTTTTACATAGAAAGTCCAGGAAAACACGATGCTGCTTATTGGTCTGAGGCGGCTAAAAATCAACTATTTTTAATAGACAATATATTTAAAAGTAATGAATAG
- a CDS encoding EamA family transporter: MNSSLKGMFFIAVGASCYGVLATFVKYANNNGFGTAGLAFSQYLFGVLLLSIISLIFSKNSKSSTKSHTISKFPKIKLILFGTTLGLTSSFYYLSIQYVPVSVGIILLMQTIWMGVVLEYFMARHLITKTKVLGALVAIVGTVFAAQIFEADMNINFIGIGFGLLAALSYTGAMYASNNVSLELPVIIRSKYLVYGGFLVVVAFWNVQILEEFNAEVFLKWGAFLGFFGTILPPILFNKGFPEIGTGLGSIIAALEIPVSVFSAYLVLNEEISLLQWLGIVIILFAIILINWRKLIRNRKG; this comes from the coding sequence ATGAATAGTAGTCTAAAAGGAATGTTCTTTATAGCAGTAGGAGCTTCATGCTATGGCGTGTTAGCTACTTTTGTAAAATACGCTAATAATAATGGTTTTGGCACGGCGGGTTTGGCATTTTCTCAGTATTTATTTGGGGTTTTGTTGTTAAGTATTATTTCTTTGATTTTTTCAAAGAATTCTAAATCTTCAACAAAAAGCCATACCATTTCTAAATTTCCAAAAATTAAATTAATACTTTTTGGAACCACGTTAGGGCTTACAAGCAGTTTCTATTATCTATCGATACAATATGTGCCGGTTTCTGTAGGGATTATTTTACTAATGCAAACTATTTGGATGGGAGTGGTTTTAGAATATTTTATGGCTAGGCATCTTATAACCAAAACAAAAGTACTAGGAGCCCTTGTTGCGATTGTGGGGACTGTTTTTGCCGCTCAAATTTTTGAAGCTGATATGAATATCAATTTTATCGGTATTGGTTTTGGGTTATTGGCAGCTTTAAGTTATACCGGTGCTATGTATGCATCTAATAATGTATCGCTAGAACTGCCTGTAATTATACGTAGTAAATACTTAGTATATGGCGGATTTTTAGTGGTCGTTGCTTTTTGGAATGTTCAAATATTAGAAGAATTCAATGCGGAGGTGTTTTTAAAATGGGGTGCTTTTTTAGGATTTTTTGGAACTATTTTGCCTCCTATTTTATTTAATAAAGGTTTCCCTGAAATAGGAACAGGTTTAGGAAGTATAATTGCAGCTTTAGAAATACCAGTCTCTGTGTTTAGTGCTTATTTGGTGTTAAATGAAGAAATCTCTTTACTACAATGGTTAGGAATTGTTATCATTTTATTCGCGATAATACTTATTAATTGGAGAAAATTAATCCGAAACAGAAAAGGATAG